One genomic region from Nostoc sphaeroides encodes:
- a CDS encoding EutN/CcmL family microcompartment protein yields the protein MQVAKVRGTVVSTQKDPSLRGVKLLLLQLVDEDGNILPQYEVAADSVGAGVDEWVLVSRGSAARQVIGNEQRPLDAVVVAIIDTIHVEDRLIYSKKDQYR from the coding sequence ATGCAAGTCGCCAAAGTTCGCGGCACAGTAGTTAGCACGCAAAAAGATCCAAGTCTTCGAGGTGTGAAACTACTGTTGTTACAATTAGTGGATGAAGACGGCAACATCCTGCCACAATACGAGGTAGCAGCAGATAGTGTGGGAGCAGGAGTAGATGAGTGGGTACTTGTCAGTCGTGGCAGTGCCGCTCGTCAAGTTATTGGCAATGAACAGCGACCATTAGATGCAGTGGTAGTAGCGATTATAGATACTATTCACGTTGAAGATCGCCTAATTTACAGCAAAAAAGATCAATATCGATAG
- a CDS encoding carbon dioxide-concentrating mechanism protein CcmK, producing MSIAVGMVETLGFPAVVEAADAMVKAARVTLVGYEKIGSGRVTVIVRGDVSEVQASVAAGVESVKRVNGGQVLSTHIIARPHENLEYVLPIRYTEDVEQFRENVNAIRPFGRRP from the coding sequence ATGTCAATTGCAGTGGGAATGGTTGAAACGCTAGGCTTTCCAGCAGTAGTAGAAGCTGCTGATGCGATGGTGAAGGCTGCCCGCGTTACTCTCGTAGGCTATGAAAAAATCGGCAGTGGTCGAGTTACCGTGATTGTTCGGGGTGATGTGTCAGAAGTGCAAGCTTCCGTAGCCGCAGGAGTTGAATCTGTAAAGCGAGTTAACGGGGGACAAGTGCTATCTACTCACATCATTGCTCGTCCTCACGAAAACTTGGAATACGTCCTACCAATTCGTTATACCGAAGACGTAGAGCAATTCCGGGAAAATGTGAATGCAATTCGTCCTTTCGGTAGAAGACCGTAA
- a CDS encoding carbon dioxide-concentrating mechanism protein CcmK, with translation MPIAVGMIETKGFPAVVEAADAMVKAARVTLVGYEKIGSARVTVIVRGDVSEVQASVAAGVEAAKRVFGGEVLSTHIIARPHENLEYVLPIRYTEAVEQFRT, from the coding sequence ATGCCAATTGCAGTTGGGATGATTGAAACGAAGGGCTTTCCAGCAGTAGTGGAAGCTGCTGATGCGATGGTGAAAGCCGCCCGTGTCACTTTAGTAGGGTATGAAAAAATTGGTAGCGCTCGCGTCACCGTCATAGTTAGGGGAGATGTATCGGAAGTACAAGCTTCCGTAGCTGCTGGGGTTGAAGCGGCGAAAAGAGTCTTTGGTGGTGAAGTGTTATCCACTCACATCATTGCTCGTCCTCACGAAAACCTAGAATACGTATTGCCGATACGTTACACAGAAGCTGTGGAACAGTTCCGTACCTAA